One part of the Phycisphaeraceae bacterium genome encodes these proteins:
- a CDS encoding tetratricopeptide repeat protein, which produces MSRLDKLKRLLEVDPADPFVLYGIAQEQANAGNYAEAITFYDRCLAADPAYCYAYFHKARAQQALGQIEAAIVTTREGEAAARAAGDGKASGELASLLDELS; this is translated from the coding sequence ATGTCGAGGCTGGACAAACTGAAACGGCTGCTGGAGGTGGACCCCGCGGACCCCTTCGTTCTCTACGGCATCGCCCAGGAGCAGGCCAACGCGGGGAACTACGCCGAGGCCATCACGTTCTACGACCGCTGCCTCGCGGCCGACCCGGCGTATTGCTACGCCTACTTCCACAAGGCCCGGGCGCAGCAGGCGCTTGGCCAGATCGAGGCCGCCATCGTGACCACGAGGGAAGGCGAAGCCGCGGCGAGGGCCGCCGGCGACGGCAAGGCGAGCGGTGAACTGGCTTCGCTGCTGGATGAGTTGTCATGA
- a CDS encoding PEP-CTERM sorting domain-containing protein (PEP-CTERM proteins occur, often in large numbers, in the proteomes of bacteria that also encode an exosortase, a predicted intramembrane cysteine proteinase. The presence of a PEP-CTERM domain at a protein's C-terminus predicts cleavage within the sorting domain, followed by covalent anchoring to some some component of the (usually Gram-negative) cell surface. Many PEP-CTERM proteins exhibit an unusual sequence composition that includes large numbers of potential glycosylation sites. Expression of one such protein has been shown restore the ability of a bacterium to form floc, a type of biofilm.): MKNVVVGILGIAGLAASASAAATWTTQMRYSVTGPAGSGYSSTIINSGGVGPTNVTVAGVYSVTVQVGIFNLQGAGAGESNQGLFNWAARATGTGFSAGENYVVANATSRISPFNFGPSTAFGGAVVGGNVIDGNSVTPGSLIQASRDVAGGASAVWNDGDPQPTAPVPGALGADTYTNVFRFQIIVGSGTDPIVTTFSGSAGPVLAWSPFGVNPPFEGDPGSVTFLGITRGTADGGPLSAFADSSFTLPRIPAPGSVALLGLGGLLAARRRRA; the protein is encoded by the coding sequence GTGAAGAACGTTGTTGTCGGTATTCTTGGTATCGCTGGCCTTGCCGCCTCGGCGAGCGCCGCGGCGACGTGGACTACGCAGATGCGCTACTCGGTGACCGGGCCTGCGGGCAGCGGTTACTCGAGCACAATCATCAACTCCGGCGGCGTCGGCCCGACCAATGTGACGGTCGCCGGCGTGTACTCGGTTACCGTCCAGGTTGGCATTTTCAACCTTCAGGGCGCTGGCGCTGGTGAGAGCAACCAGGGCCTGTTCAACTGGGCCGCTCGCGCCACCGGCACCGGCTTCAGCGCTGGCGAGAACTACGTCGTTGCCAACGCGACGTCCCGCATCAGCCCCTTCAACTTCGGCCCCTCGACCGCCTTCGGCGGCGCTGTGGTTGGCGGCAACGTCATCGACGGTAACTCCGTGACCCCGGGCAGCCTGATCCAGGCTTCTCGCGATGTCGCTGGCGGCGCCAGCGCCGTGTGGAACGATGGCGACCCCCAGCCGACCGCCCCGGTTCCCGGTGCGCTCGGTGCGGACACCTACACCAACGTCTTCCGCTTCCAGATCATTGTTGGCAGCGGAACCGACCCGATCGTGACGACCTTTAGCGGCTCCGCTGGCCCGGTACTCGCGTGGTCGCCCTTCGGCGTCAACCCCCCCTTCGAGGGCGATCCGGGCTCCGTGACCTTCCTCGGGATCACCCGTGGCACGGCTGACGGCGGCCCGCTGTCTGCCTTTGCGGACTCCAGCTTCACGCTGCCCCGCATCCCGGCTCCGGGCTCCGTTGCCCTCCTGGGCCTCGGCGGCCTCCTCGCCGCCCGTCGCCGTCGCGCCTAA
- a CDS encoding general secretion pathway protein GspK, producing MRTHRRKSRPGFATVMVLVVIGIVAILLVSLQTVAWRGAAAGREAVARTRAKWAAKAGVEAAIAAIAFDTAEPDTSNAHTVYNDLAAVSHAELFGATYSVVHWDDVSKRTVDGPADTHAKLNVATMTADALMLIPNMTEDAADAILDWIDSDDDTSPLGAEDSFYLSLAVPYLPRNAPPRTLQELELVEGVAPDLLRGEDWNLSGTLDAEENDGSPPSGLFPPDNADGVLNAGWSEYLTAASSDGLDGGWAASGQPRLDLTVATSEEILSRLNSGASRAASLTSDQAQAIQAYAAATPSGTLVDFLRSDLADLAQAAATATGDSGFSAARARQIQPLSDDQIARLLEECAFPAVSGVPAPGKLNINTCSDEVLQCLPTIDSSLADSIILERGSRQQGFVALTDLLEVPSMTRDRLADLFPYITVRSNVFVVVSRGRDAATGTEVVMTATIDRSSLPVVIKDLVVR from the coding sequence ATGAGAACTCACCGCCGGAAATCCCGCCCCGGATTCGCCACGGTCATGGTTCTCGTGGTGATCGGCATCGTCGCCATCCTCCTGGTCTCGTTGCAAACCGTCGCGTGGCGCGGCGCCGCCGCCGGGCGGGAAGCCGTGGCGCGGACCCGCGCCAAGTGGGCCGCCAAGGCGGGTGTCGAGGCCGCCATCGCCGCGATCGCCTTCGACACCGCCGAGCCCGACACCTCCAACGCCCACACGGTCTACAACGACCTCGCCGCCGTCTCGCACGCCGAGCTCTTCGGCGCGACCTATTCCGTCGTCCACTGGGACGACGTCTCCAAGCGCACCGTTGATGGCCCCGCCGACACTCACGCCAAGCTGAACGTCGCCACCATGACGGCCGATGCGCTCATGCTCATCCCGAACATGACGGAAGACGCAGCCGACGCCATCCTGGATTGGATCGACTCCGACGACGACACCAGCCCGCTCGGCGCCGAGGATTCGTTCTACCTCTCCCTGGCCGTCCCTTACCTGCCGCGCAACGCCCCGCCGCGCACGCTGCAGGAACTCGAACTGGTCGAGGGCGTCGCGCCCGACCTGCTCCGCGGCGAGGACTGGAACCTCTCAGGGACGCTCGACGCGGAAGAGAACGACGGCTCGCCCCCCTCCGGCCTCTTTCCCCCGGACAATGCGGACGGCGTCCTGAACGCCGGCTGGTCGGAGTACCTCACTGCGGCCAGCAGCGACGGGCTCGACGGCGGATGGGCCGCCTCCGGCCAGCCCCGGCTCGACCTGACCGTCGCTACCTCCGAGGAGATCCTCAGCCGCCTGAACTCCGGCGCATCCCGCGCCGCCTCGCTCACGTCCGACCAGGCCCAGGCGATCCAGGCCTACGCCGCGGCGACCCCGTCGGGCACGCTGGTCGACTTCCTCCGATCGGACCTCGCCGACCTTGCGCAGGCCGCCGCCACCGCCACCGGGGACAGCGGGTTCAGTGCGGCCCGCGCACGCCAGATCCAGCCCCTGTCGGACGACCAGATCGCCCGCCTCCTGGAGGAGTGCGCGTTCCCGGCCGTCTCGGGCGTCCCCGCGCCCGGGAAACTCAACATCAACACCTGCTCGGACGAAGTCCTCCAGTGCCTGCCGACGATCGACTCGTCGCTGGCCGATTCCATCATCCTCGAGCGCGGCTCCCGCCAGCAGGGCTTTGTCGCCCTCACAGATCTGCTCGAGGTTCCTTCCATGACTCGGGATCGACTCGCCGATCTCTTTCCCTACATCACCGTCCGCTCCAACGTCTTTGTCGTCGTCTCCCGCGGCCGGGACGCGGCGACAGGCACCGAGGTGGTTATGACCGCCACCATCGACCGTTCTTCCCTCCCCGTCGTGATCAAGGACCTCGTCGTCAGATGA
- a CDS encoding regulatory protein RecX, translating into MNRRGPRSPRTSPRTGPPAGSDDAGGVISSLSVSRRDPDRVTVRIGRAKFGPIDRRDAEELGLRPGVEWTRTLAGQVAAAQARAGARRYALRALAARPMSRRELTDRMTARGCNALAAESVAARLEDLGLIDDAAFAQSYVRSQLARKPAGKALLVAKLMQKRIEPGTARRAVETALKGTDQAAAAAVLAQKRALRMSPELGRDVVRRRLMGLLARRGFDGEVCRGAVDIAMKSWQKHAPAGTGRADEEGLG; encoded by the coding sequence ATGAACCGCCGGGGTCCTCGATCGCCGCGAACCTCACCCCGCACCGGACCGCCGGCCGGATCGGACGACGCCGGCGGAGTGATCTCGTCGCTGTCGGTATCGCGGCGAGATCCTGACCGCGTCACGGTGCGCATCGGGCGAGCGAAGTTTGGGCCGATTGACCGTCGCGACGCGGAGGAACTCGGGCTGCGGCCGGGAGTGGAATGGACCAGGACACTCGCCGGGCAGGTCGCCGCCGCGCAGGCGCGGGCCGGGGCAAGGCGGTACGCGCTCCGTGCTCTCGCCGCCCGGCCGATGAGCCGACGCGAACTGACCGACCGGATGACGGCCCGCGGCTGCAACGCGCTCGCGGCCGAGTCGGTGGCGGCAAGGCTGGAAGACCTGGGGCTGATCGACGACGCCGCGTTCGCCCAGTCCTACGTGCGGTCCCAGTTGGCCCGAAAGCCCGCCGGCAAGGCGCTGCTGGTCGCCAAACTGATGCAGAAGCGCATCGAACCGGGAACGGCCAGGCGGGCTGTTGAAACAGCCTTGAAGGGGACCGACCAAGCGGCGGCCGCGGCGGTTCTTGCCCAGAAGCGGGCCCTGCGCATGAGCCCTGAACTGGGCCGGGACGTCGTCCGCCGCCGCCTGATGGGCCTGCTCGCCCGGCGCGGGTTTGACGGCGAAGTCTGCCGGGGGGCGGTCGATATCGCTATGAAATCATGGCAGAAACACGCTCCTGCCGGGACGGGGCGGGCGGACGAGGAGGGCTTGGGGTAG
- a CDS encoding MgtC/SapB family protein, which produces MPDFANDFWNLLISLGLGLLIGMQRERTKPRLGGIRTFALIAIFGSLCAMLTSLTGGWAVAAGLLGVTATAAIGNLFALREGRGSPGVTTEIAMLATFGVGALVPSGHREVAIAIGAGIAILLNAKPVLHGVVAKLGDQDVRAIMQFALITLIILPVLPNETFGPFDVLNPHNIWLMVVLVVGMSLGGYLVYRFIGETAGLPLAGILGGLISSTATTVSYSRRAAENPKAVPAAVAIIMIAGTVVYGRVLVEIGVTAPSLLPHAAGPVLTVALTSVILAVVAWRRTRNGTDGLGDQKNPTELKSALVFGGIYAAVLLAVAAAKHTLGDKGLYAVALVSGLTDMDAITLSSSRLVSEGQIEPGTAWRAIILAAASNNVFKTGVVGALGGWRLLKPVATLVAIKLAVVAAVLVFWP; this is translated from the coding sequence ATGCCCGACTTCGCGAACGATTTCTGGAACCTTCTCATCTCGCTTGGGCTCGGGCTGCTCATCGGGATGCAGCGGGAACGGACCAAGCCCCGCCTCGGCGGTATCCGCACGTTCGCGCTCATCGCCATTTTCGGCTCGTTGTGCGCGATGCTGACGTCGCTCACCGGCGGCTGGGCCGTCGCCGCGGGGCTGCTGGGCGTGACCGCGACGGCCGCGATCGGCAACCTCTTCGCGCTCCGCGAGGGCCGCGGCTCGCCGGGCGTGACGACCGAGATCGCCATGCTCGCGACCTTCGGCGTCGGCGCCCTGGTGCCCTCGGGCCACCGCGAAGTGGCCATCGCGATCGGCGCGGGGATCGCCATCCTGCTCAACGCCAAACCGGTGCTCCACGGCGTCGTCGCCAAACTCGGCGACCAGGACGTCCGCGCGATCATGCAGTTCGCGCTGATCACCCTGATCATCCTCCCGGTGCTTCCCAACGAGACGTTCGGCCCCTTCGACGTCCTCAACCCGCACAACATCTGGCTCATGGTCGTGCTTGTCGTCGGCATGAGCCTCGGCGGGTACCTCGTCTACCGTTTCATCGGCGAAACCGCGGGGCTGCCGCTGGCGGGGATCCTCGGCGGGCTCATCTCCAGCACCGCGACCACCGTTAGTTACTCCCGCCGGGCGGCGGAGAATCCCAAGGCGGTGCCCGCGGCCGTAGCGATCATCATGATCGCCGGCACGGTTGTCTACGGCCGGGTGCTCGTCGAGATCGGTGTCACCGCACCCTCCCTCCTGCCGCACGCGGCGGGCCCGGTCCTGACCGTTGCCCTGACCTCGGTCATCCTCGCCGTGGTCGCCTGGAGGCGCACTCGCAACGGCACCGACGGCCTCGGCGATCAGAAGAACCCGACCGAACTCAAGTCCGCGCTGGTCTTCGGCGGCATCTACGCCGCCGTGCTGCTGGCGGTCGCCGCGGCCAAGCACACCCTCGGCGACAAGGGCCTCTACGCCGTCGCTCTCGTCTCGGGCCTGACCGACATGGACGCGATCACACTCTCGTCATCGCGGCTGGTGTCCGAGGGCCAGATCGAGCCGGGCACGGCGTGGCGGGCGATCATCCTCGCGGCGGCGTCCAACAACGTCTTCAAGACCGGCGTGGTCGGCGCGCTGGGCGGATGGAGGCTGCTAAAACCCGTCGCGACGCTTGTCGCGATCAAGCTCGCCGTCGTCGCCGCCGTGCTTGTTTTCTGGCCGTGA
- a CDS encoding PilN domain-containing protein, whose protein sequence is MTSPTPIKPSPSARPGERVAVLHRQGAAWRILIASIAPAAPSSSSGGGHAESGGVEVLAVRSVDDASARALDAVLREHRVTRLLRILPAASTVCRAVSLPDSAAGPAESAAALALVAEADLPSSIPSWRRAGGLVQPIANGTPPLALLIGWPDSSPAPASLPLTADFESESWIPEPVALACFARQAAAQPDRVVESAVYADPSAGSAIIVAASLTRSVARILRADTSTRDGFAAAVRAAVDETRKAIALPPAPIDVTGPEPSVALSGTRGASPVHQAAITGLADPSLKTTHAIALGAAIAWASRDPALVPLLSLSESAPDKSASPLLAAITWLSDSRRAAIVIAASLAVLLFWPLAVAATRSAVVLGRAGGQDALRERLDHADTQAAFYELLRSRRWPMTKLLADVAGAAPVGLRLESIELNPEQSGNAGLSLRGHADNREVIAAFRKNLTDLRIFDDVSFSTSASNAPESTGDDFRLQARVAGPLMRVNPSHDYAQESLAALMYGADAAASSTRYERRTDRDSRSAEPSSSRTTRRQPRASAPPAEAPRGIDIPPPLTDDEIAAFDSKAAGDEMRKRAAAANAAGLDEATKQRLKDEVDKCKKRMLAALTEKKP, encoded by the coding sequence ATGACCAGCCCGACGCCCATCAAGCCCTCCCCCTCCGCCCGCCCCGGCGAGCGGGTCGCCGTGCTTCACCGCCAGGGTGCCGCGTGGCGCATCCTGATCGCCAGCATCGCTCCGGCGGCGCCAAGTTCGAGCAGCGGCGGAGGGCACGCCGAGAGTGGGGGGGTCGAAGTGCTCGCGGTCCGCTCCGTCGACGACGCCTCCGCCCGCGCCCTTGATGCGGTGCTCCGCGAGCACCGCGTGACGCGCCTTCTGAGGATTCTGCCGGCCGCCTCCACGGTCTGCCGCGCCGTCTCCCTCCCTGACTCCGCCGCCGGTCCAGCCGAGTCCGCCGCCGCGCTCGCCCTTGTCGCCGAGGCGGACCTCCCATCGTCGATCCCCTCCTGGCGCCGGGCCGGCGGCCTGGTCCAGCCGATCGCAAACGGAACGCCGCCCCTTGCCCTGCTCATCGGCTGGCCCGATTCATCGCCCGCGCCCGCATCGCTCCCGCTGACGGCCGACTTCGAGTCCGAATCATGGATTCCCGAGCCCGTCGCCCTCGCCTGCTTCGCGCGCCAAGCCGCGGCTCAGCCTGACCGCGTGGTCGAGTCCGCCGTCTACGCCGACCCCTCCGCGGGTTCCGCGATCATCGTCGCCGCCTCACTGACGAGGTCAGTGGCCCGCATCCTCCGGGCCGACACCTCCACCCGCGATGGCTTCGCCGCCGCGGTCCGCGCCGCGGTCGATGAGACCCGAAAGGCGATCGCCCTTCCCCCGGCACCCATCGATGTCACCGGCCCGGAACCCTCGGTCGCTCTCTCCGGCACCCGCGGAGCCAGCCCGGTCCACCAGGCCGCGATCACCGGCCTTGCCGACCCATCACTCAAGACCACCCACGCGATCGCACTTGGCGCCGCCATCGCCTGGGCCTCGCGGGACCCCGCGCTGGTCCCGCTCCTGTCGCTCTCCGAATCGGCGCCCGACAAGTCGGCCTCCCCGTTGCTCGCGGCGATCACCTGGCTCTCCGATTCCCGCCGCGCCGCGATCGTCATCGCCGCCAGCCTCGCGGTGCTCCTCTTCTGGCCCCTCGCCGTCGCCGCGACCCGCAGCGCGGTTGTGCTCGGCCGCGCGGGCGGGCAGGACGCCCTGCGAGAACGCCTCGACCACGCCGACACCCAGGCCGCGTTCTACGAACTGCTCCGCTCCCGCCGATGGCCCATGACCAAGCTCCTGGCCGACGTCGCCGGCGCCGCCCCCGTCGGCCTGAGACTCGAATCAATAGAACTCAACCCCGAGCAGTCCGGCAACGCCGGTCTCTCCCTCCGCGGCCACGCCGACAACCGCGAGGTCATCGCCGCCTTCCGCAAGAACCTCACCGACCTCCGCATCTTCGATGACGTCAGTTTCTCCACCTCCGCCTCGAACGCGCCGGAGTCCACCGGCGACGACTTCCGCCTCCAGGCCCGCGTCGCCGGACCCCTCATGCGCGTCAACCCCTCCCACGATTACGCCCAGGAGTCCCTCGCCGCGCTCATGTACGGCGCCGATGCCGCCGCATCCTCCACGCGGTACGAGCGGCGCACCGATCGAGACTCCCGCTCCGCCGAACCCTCGTCCAGCCGCACCACCCGCCGCCAGCCCCGCGCCTCCGCGCCCCCCGCCGAAGCCCCCCGCGGCATAGACATCCCGCCCCCGCTCACCGACGACGAGATCGCCGCCTTCGACTCCAAGGCCGCCGGCGATGAGATGAGAAAACGGGCTGCCGCCGCCAACGCCGCGGGCCTCGACGAAGCGACCAAGCAGAGGCTCAAGGACGAAGTCGACAAGTGCAAGAAGCGCATGCTCGCGGCTCTCACGGAGAAGAAGCCATGA
- a CDS encoding prepilin-type N-terminal cleavage/methylation domain-containing protein — MPAAPAHSRALRSPSPRRGFTLIELIVAAVMVAFIAAATTIALSQIVRARDGAAVRLTAFARAQAAAERMAQDVESIVRDGDLAATRFVIQPGSPANTESRLDGLLVFSRTAKRVRPSSGPLGTTPEGGELEVQYRADRVPGALVSSASLLRRADPNRDEVIDGGGVVSPVADGVLSIAVQAFDGVGWYDDWDSDLSGYPHAVRITVVAADDSGRYTAAARRTVAIDRIPPPLAAASEEDTAATATTPSTTPSSGGTGSGSGSGAGAGGGGAGGGAGRGAGGGQGGAGGGGRSNPAPTGGGRPMGGGNGQGSTPRSGGSGTPPTGGGGGGASGGEGGGLQ, encoded by the coding sequence ATGCCCGCCGCACCAGCCCATTCCAGAGCCCTCCGATCGCCGAGTCCCCGGCGCGGGTTCACGCTCATCGAGCTGATCGTCGCCGCCGTCATGGTGGCGTTCATCGCCGCGGCGACCACGATCGCGCTCTCACAGATCGTTCGCGCACGGGACGGCGCCGCCGTCCGGCTCACCGCCTTTGCCAGGGCTCAGGCCGCCGCCGAGCGCATGGCCCAGGACGTCGAGTCGATTGTTCGAGACGGCGATCTGGCGGCCACGCGGTTCGTCATCCAGCCCGGATCCCCGGCGAACACAGAGTCTCGCCTCGACGGACTCCTCGTGTTCTCCCGCACCGCAAAGCGAGTCCGGCCCTCCTCGGGACCCCTCGGAACCACGCCCGAAGGGGGCGAACTCGAAGTGCAGTACCGCGCCGACCGCGTCCCGGGCGCCCTGGTCTCCTCAGCGTCGCTCCTGCGCCGGGCCGATCCCAACCGCGATGAGGTCATCGACGGCGGGGGCGTCGTCTCGCCGGTCGCTGATGGCGTCCTCTCCATCGCCGTGCAGGCCTTTGACGGCGTTGGCTGGTACGACGATTGGGACTCTGACCTCTCCGGCTACCCGCACGCGGTCCGGATTACCGTGGTCGCCGCCGACGATTCCGGTCGCTACACCGCCGCGGCCCGGCGCACCGTCGCCATTGATCGAATTCCACCGCCGCTCGCGGCAGCATCCGAGGAGGACACGGCGGCCACCGCCACGACCCCCTCGACCACGCCTTCATCCGGCGGTACCGGCTCGGGCTCCGGCAGCGGCGCGGGCGCCGGCGGTGGTGGCGCGGGAGGTGGAGCAGGACGGGGTGCTGGCGGTGGACAGGGCGGGGCGGGTGGCGGCGGGCGCAGCAACCCCGCGCCAACCGGAGGCGGCCGGCCCATGGGCGGCGGTAACGGCCAAGGCTCCACGCCCAGATCCGGAGGGTCGGGAACGCCGCCCACCGGCGGCGGTGGTGGTGGCGCGAGTGGGGGGGAAGGGGGAGGCCTGCAATGA
- a CDS encoding 3-hydroxybutyryl-CoA dehydrogenase (converts (S)-3-hydroxybutanoyl-CoA to 3-acetoacetyl-CoA), whose amino-acid sequence MQSIGSIGVIGAGQMGGGIAQVAAVARFKVMVFDAAAGAVGRCKEGHSKRLARDVEKGKMTQAQATESLGRLQYVTTLEELKGADVVIEAIVEDAKVKRDLFATLAKMFTGGQILASNTSSISITEIAAAAGAAADRVIGMHFFNPVPVMKLVEVIKGLQTSKETTERTIALATQMGKTPIPANDRPGFVSNRVLMPLINEAFYAWMEGVAEPQHIDEIMKLGCAHPMGPLRLADFIGLDTCVHIMNVLADGLNNDRYRACPLLKQLVVAGRLGDKTGRGVYEYPQK is encoded by the coding sequence ATGCAGTCCATCGGTTCAATCGGCGTCATCGGGGCGGGTCAGATGGGCGGCGGCATCGCGCAGGTCGCGGCGGTCGCGAGGTTCAAGGTGATGGTCTTCGACGCCGCCGCTGGAGCGGTCGGCCGCTGCAAGGAGGGCCACTCGAAGCGGCTGGCCCGGGATGTCGAGAAGGGCAAGATGACCCAGGCGCAGGCAACCGAATCGCTGGGCCGGCTGCAGTACGTGACGACTCTCGAGGAACTCAAGGGCGCGGACGTCGTGATCGAGGCAATCGTCGAGGACGCGAAGGTCAAGCGGGACCTGTTTGCAACCCTGGCGAAGATGTTCACCGGCGGTCAGATCCTGGCGAGCAACACCTCGTCGATCAGCATCACCGAGATCGCCGCGGCGGCCGGCGCGGCGGCGGACCGGGTGATCGGGATGCACTTTTTCAACCCCGTGCCGGTGATGAAGCTGGTCGAGGTGATCAAGGGTCTGCAGACGAGCAAGGAGACGACGGAGCGCACGATCGCCCTGGCCACGCAAATGGGCAAGACGCCCATCCCCGCGAACGACCGCCCCGGCTTCGTGAGCAACCGCGTGCTGATGCCACTGATCAACGAGGCGTTCTACGCCTGGATGGAAGGCGTCGCGGAGCCGCAGCACATCGACGAGATCATGAAACTCGGCTGTGCGCACCCGATGGGCCCGCTGCGGCTGGCGGACTTCATCGGCCTTGACACGTGCGTGCACATCATGAACGTGCTCGCCGACGGCTTGAACAACGACCGCTACCGCGCGTGCCCCCTGCTCAAGCAGCTCGTGGTCGCCGGGCGGCTGGGCGACAAGACCGGCCGCGGGGTCTACGAGTACCCGCAGAAGTAG